The Athalia rosae chromosome 4, iyAthRosa1.1, whole genome shotgun sequence DNA segment TATGGCACTACCGACATTGGACGGAGTACTAAAATAGATTCATTATGGAAACTCCAGCTGAAAGTGATTGTCAACTGCCCAATGATAGTTTCTTATATTTTAGAATAATGACGCTTTTCAATCAAAACTCTGCCGATAACTAATTGATTCTTGGCAAaatcttctcttttcaacCAAATCAAGTATAGCTTCATTGTGtatattcaaattcttttcctcttagACTTGATaaacaaaaacgaagatacAGATTACTTTGACTCAGAATGGACAAAATAACTCCGTCAGTGGATGAATGAAATACCATGCGACCTAAATTCGGTTAGCCACCGTGCGAGtaaaaaggatgaaatttttttgtgattATCGTTATATCATCAAAACTTTTTTACCTTGTGCGTTTTTATAGTAGAATTATGCTCGTTCGTGATTCGTGTGAATCAAAGCCACGCAAAGCAGAGCCCGCCCATTATatgatacaaaaatatttacattttacatGAATTGATTATAAAAAGGAACTATAATGTAATGAATATATTAGGTACCTAAAGTTCGTCGACTTACAATTATGTTGCGGAATTCTTTAGATTTCTAAAAACGATGATAACGgctctaacaataagtgcGGTTGAGTATAAGCGTGATGGGGTAGGACATTTAATATTCAACATTTTAGGGTGACTATACGAGTGATTCTTTAAAATACTTTGAGCGATCTCATAAATTTGATACATAGATAACGAATATCATGTACAATAAAATCAGGATCAGTATAGCTGCCGCAGATCGAGTCAAGttttaaaaagtaaaaacagtCAGTGGAcgtaaaaaaaacatcttATTTAATTTCTCTTGATTCATTCGAACGGTTGCCACTTGGTAATTTGTTGTCCGGGTTTAGCTAACGCCTGTTTCCATTGTTCACCATATGACCCTTCCACATCTGGACCAATTACGAAATGCCCAATCGCAGTCTTTTTTCCTGTAATAAAGAATAACAACGAATTATTCAGTTGATATAAATTCTCGTAACATACACTACCAAATTGAAAAGCATCGGGATTAccaattttgtttttggaaACGAATTTTACAACGAAACTGATGTCTTTCCCTTGCGGATTTTTCGCCACAACCCTGGCCATGTCCGGTGGAAAACTGATAGAAATTGTCGGTGAAAATCTATCGCTTTTCCAAAAATGCGTGACAATACCGCCGTCAACGACGGACATTTTTATGTACAGTTGACCCTTCAATGCTTCGTGTTCGTGCATTGTTTGCAAAGAACATCTCAGTTTTATTAATGACAACACCAGATTGCCTCCAGTTTCATCTTCcttctcacttttttcttgGCATAATGATATCTCTACTTGACCTTTCTTGCTCTCtcgctgaaaaatatattccacaAGTtttgatcgatttcaaaaatgtaTCGCAttgcgagatgaaaaaaataatattcacccTCTCTTCTGCCCCGGAAATTCCACTGCTTATCGGTTTTAATGGCCACCAGACTTCTCCCGTAGATACATCACTAGGATTTTTTGGTTTGACCGGTTTAGATACAAAGGAGGATGGGTCTAATTTCACTGTAGCCGCGCCGAGGGTTCGTCTTTTGTCGAAAATTCTTTCCCTCGCGGTTTTCTGTTGACCGGACTTTTCCTTGTCACCAGGCTTACCAAAAAATTGTGTCAAAAGACTGTTATTTTTTGAAGATTCCTGAACTGACGAAGCGCCTTTCGTAACCTGACtgtttttccccttcttcGATGATtcccctttcttcttctcattttcactatcttttttttccgttgctATCAGAGGTTTGTCTTCTAGAACTGCGTAAACCGTAGCGACGATAAATTTCGATCCGTTAATTTCTTCctcggtaatttttgttttgccaaattttgattttgtttcctTCGATAGGGGGAAGGTGAATTCTTCGTTCCAATTCGGCCATGACTCGTTCTTTGGAGTTGTCTCGAACTTTTCCTTCCCTGGGAGAAGTTTAACCTGAGTAATTAACGAAAttgtttaatgaaaaaaaaaaatacaatcgtTGTAAATTCAAAGTTATAATACATCAATCACGCAGCCGATATatgtttcgaaatttgatcCATAATATAATTGATTTGTCACGTCGTACTCATTTATCGTTAAGTACAATTCTCAAAGTACTAGCTTGTTACTTGTTAAActtaattttcttttgattatAAATTGTAACCATGTCAACGTTCGATCGATACAGTCTGTACACTCcagcgtatgtatgtacgagtATCAAAttcgataacaataattggttctttaaaaaaaaatttaaactagTTCAAAGGGAACACACAGGCGATGATCTCATCACAGAGTGGTTTAAATTCATCTATTGTATATCTGACGACAGTCCAAATTTCTATAGTTtttgatgataaaattttttaccttaACAACGTAACTGTTGACTCTGGTGAACCCGAAGTTCTGAGGCAAGTGCCTCGCCCCTATAACGGTAACATATAGGGCCTTCGAAGCTGGAGAGTGCACTATTTTGATTCCAATTTCCGGTTCTAAATTGGCAGTGCGATTCAACGTTGTATTTTTAAGGCTAGTATCTATGAACGATTTGATTCGAGCTATAGCCATTTTAATATTCAAGgtcgttattttttaaaacttaTAGTATTTAGCCCTTGTCGGGTATTTTCGTGAAAAGTTATATCCTCATCGAGATAACACACATCTATAATCGTCTTTAGCGATAAGAGATATTATTCTTCGTCCCCGCAagtgatctgaaaaaaaaaatatttcatcgtgaCTTTATTTGTCGTTGGAAATCCTAGTGAATTCATTGTCAGAGCCGGCGAAAAAAtgacataattattatactctATAGTTCGACGTTACCTCGTTTAATAACCGATGAATAATTGCAAAGCTAGGCACGTTCGAAGACTACTAGTATACCATATCTGTACCTACGAGTTACCGTACGGCACCCATCGTGTAATGGAATTAAAGACCGTTTCATGTCTATAGATATAGCATGCATCGTATACATTTTATCTACGTGTACTGTACGTATTCCGCCTATACCGAGCTCTCCGGTCCATTATGGTATGTTACTTAACTATCTATGAAGATTAAGAATTCTCAACCTGTGCCAAGGAAATCTATCGACCACATACACTTGCATAATGATAACGATCTGTTGAAAACCTCAAGGCATGAGACcaagaacagaaaaggtttTGCTTATTATTGCAATATATCCGATGCATATCTACGACTTGATAGCACCGACAATATTCCAGAcaagattttcatcgtgtaTGAAACagttaattatacgtatacgttcaaATGTGTTTGATCAAAATTTTAACTACGCTGGACTCAACGAGCGATCTTTTTTCGAAGTATGCAGCTGCAGGTGAAGAGATCGGTTTCAGTTGTCAGCTGTTGTATGGACCGGTTTGGTGAAAAGATTTTCTAGTCTATTTTCCCAACAACATGTTTTCAAACGATTCCCTTTCTGACTAGATTCCGAGTACGAGATGTTTGCGTTTTAAAAacatgaaaagaatctttcgcAAGTTCTACATCGAggattgagaaaattgaactaCTTCAAGACGGAGACGcgcataatttaaaaaattgaatctggcCCGGAAGGAaagcggaaaaaataaattaaaaaaatcacgcg contains these protein-coding regions:
- the LOC125500707 gene encoding uncharacterized protein LOC125500707, which codes for MAIARIKSFIDTSLKNTTLNRTANLEPEIGIKIVHSPASKALYVTVIGARHLPQNFGFTRVNSYVVKVKLLPGKEKFETTPKNESWPNWNEEFTFPLSKETKSKFGKTKITEEEINGSKFIVATVYAVLEDKPLIATEKKDSENEKKKGESSKKGKNSQVTKGASSVQESSKNNSLLTQFFGKPGDKEKSGQQKTARERIFDKRRTLGAATVKLDPSSFVSKPVKPKNPSDVSTGEVWWPLKPISSGISGAEERRESKKGQVEISLCQEKSEKEDETGGNLVLSLIKLRCSLQTMHEHEALKGQLYIKMSVVDGGIVTHFWKSDRFSPTISISFPPDMARVVAKNPQGKDISFVVKFVSKNKIGKKTAIGHFVIGPDVEGSYGEQWKQALAKPGQQITKWQPFE